A single region of the Rattus rattus isolate New Zealand chromosome 8, Rrattus_CSIRO_v1, whole genome shotgun sequence genome encodes:
- the Sc5d gene encoding lathosterol oxidase: protein MDLVLSAADYYFFTPYVYPATWPEDNIIRQTVSLLVVTNLGAYILYFFCATLSYYFVYDHSLMKHPQFLKNQVSREIMFTVKSLPWISIPTVSLFLLELRGYSKLYDDIGDFPNGWIHLIMSVISFLFFTDMLIYWIHRGLHHRLLYKHIHKPHHIWKIPTPFASHAFHPVDGFLQSLPYHIYPFVFPLHKVVYLGLYVLVNVWTISIHDGDFRVPQILRPFINGSAHHTDHHMFFDYNYGQYFTLWDRIGGSFKHPSSFEGKGPHSYVKNMTEKESNSLAENGWKSKKLCNGEFTKNE, encoded by the exons ATGGACCTGGTTCTCAGTGCCGCCGACTACTATTTCTTCACTCCCTATGTGTATCCAGCCACATGGCCCGAGGACAACATCATCCGACAAACTGTTAGTCTCCTGGTTGTCACCAACCTGGGTGCTTACATCCTCTACTTCTTCTGCGCGACCCTTAGCTATTATTTTGTCTATGACCATTCATTAATGAAACACCCACAGTTTTTAAAG AATCAAGTCTCTCGAGAGATCATGTTCACTGTCAAGTCTTTGCCTTGGATCAGCATCCCCACTGTGTCATTGTTCCTGCTGGAGCTGAGGGGTTACAGCAAACTCTATGATGACATAGGAGACTTTCCAAATG GCTGGATTCATCTCATCATGAGCGtgatctccttcctcttcttcaccgACATGTTGATCTACTGGATTCATAGGGGCCTACACCACAGACTGCTCTATAAG cacATACATAAACCTCATCATATTTGGAAGATCCCCACGCCGTTCGCAAGTCATGCTTTTCACCCTGTGGACGGCTTCCTTCAGAGTCTGCCTTACCATATCTACCCCTTTGTCTTCCCGCTGCACAAGGTGGTCTACTTAGGTTTATATGTCTTGGTTAATGTCTGGACAATTTCTATTCATGATGGCGACTTCCGGGTTCCCCAGATCTTAAGGCCATTCATTAACGGGTCAGCTCATCACACAGACCACCACATGTTCTTTGACTATAACTATGGGCAGTACTTCACACTGTGGGATAGAATCGGAGGCTCTTTTAAACACCCTTCCTCTTTCGAAGGGAAAGGACCACATAGTTACGTGAAGAACATGACAGAAAAAGAATCCAACAGCCTTGCAGAAAATggctggaaaagcaaaaaattatGCAATGGGGAGTTTACAAAGAACGAGTAG